One stretch of Paraburkholderia fungorum DNA includes these proteins:
- a CDS encoding DUF421 domain-containing protein, which translates to MTNAIFVLFGEGRDLNTLQMALRAIVVFVIAVVLIRVSGRRSFGQRSPFDSVVVILLGATLSRAIVGASPFGATVLSSFVIVACHRLLALACVHSTRFERLVGGVEREVFRNGAFDASEMNAALITPTDVRESVRQKTGSRSMDSVAEAILERNGDISVIRKQGRPE; encoded by the coding sequence ATGACGAATGCGATCTTCGTTCTGTTCGGCGAGGGCCGTGATCTCAACACATTGCAGATGGCTCTGCGCGCGATCGTCGTGTTCGTGATCGCGGTGGTGCTAATCCGCGTGTCGGGGCGGCGTTCGTTCGGACAGCGCTCGCCATTCGATTCGGTCGTCGTGATCCTGCTCGGCGCAACGCTGAGTCGCGCGATTGTCGGCGCGTCGCCGTTTGGCGCGACGGTGCTGTCGTCGTTCGTGATCGTCGCGTGTCACCGGCTGCTGGCGCTGGCCTGCGTGCATTCGACCCGCTTCGAGCGGCTGGTGGGCGGAGTCGAACGCGAGGTTTTCCGCAATGGCGCATTCGACGCGAGTGAGATGAACGCCGCGCTGATCACGCCAACCGACGTTCGCGAAAGCGTGCGGCAGAAAACCGGCTCACGTTCGATGGATAGCGTGGCGGAGGCGATTCTCGAGCGCAACGGCGATATCAGCGTGATCCGCAAGCAAGGCCGGCCGGAATGA
- a CDS encoding PAS domain-containing hybrid sensor histidine kinase/response regulator has translation MKQLDVPPSHDSGEPAHVTPTRPARPLDVDYWQLVQAIEDYAIFLLDATGRVVSWNVGAQKIEGYTEAEIVGQHFSRFYTEEAIARDWPAYELQQASLTGRFEDEGWRVRKDGTTFWSNVVITAIRNDAGILTGFAKITRDLTAQREYVEALRQSEERFRLLVDSVKDYAIFMLDPQGFVVSWNAGAARIKGYTRDEIVGRHFSQFYLQEEAAAGKPARELAIARQLGHVEDEGWRVRKDGTTFWANVNITAVHDESNRLRGFAKVTRDLTERRQREEAERSSERLRKFLATLAHELRNPLAPVRNAVGVMQMETGLSPVLARARDLIDRQVTHLTRLVDDLLDVGRIMSDKVELRYSRVDLGELVARATEAARPFTDARNQRVVEHLPLEPMTIRGDLTRLVQVLQNLLHNASKFSPVGSVIDVLARIDYNMAVIEVRDAGCGIPARSLDRIFELFAQEKAAQSSGEGGLGIGLTLCKSLVEMHGGSIFASSDGPGCGSAFTLSLPLAAASSESPADETGTESQQVTPLRILLIDDNHDSADSLGMLLELKGHEVRVAYEGEQAIQIAPQFAPHLCVIDIAMPKMDGYATIAALLKMPELADTMYAAMTGFGHASDRERTRDAGFHAHLVKPVELSLFDELLARVEARRRP, from the coding sequence ATGAAACAGCTCGACGTCCCCCCCTCCCACGACAGCGGTGAGCCGGCCCATGTCACCCCAACGCGTCCGGCCCGGCCTCTCGATGTCGATTACTGGCAACTGGTGCAGGCGATCGAAGACTATGCAATCTTCCTGCTCGACGCCACCGGACGGGTCGTCAGCTGGAACGTCGGTGCGCAGAAGATCGAGGGTTACACAGAGGCGGAAATTGTCGGCCAGCACTTTTCGCGCTTTTATACCGAAGAAGCGATAGCGCGCGACTGGCCCGCTTACGAGTTGCAGCAGGCGTCGCTAACCGGCCGTTTCGAAGACGAAGGCTGGCGGGTTCGCAAGGACGGCACGACGTTCTGGTCGAACGTCGTCATCACGGCGATCCGTAACGATGCGGGCATCCTGACTGGCTTTGCAAAGATCACGCGCGACCTGACCGCGCAACGCGAGTACGTCGAAGCATTGCGGCAAAGCGAAGAGCGCTTCCGTTTGCTGGTCGACAGCGTCAAGGACTACGCGATCTTCATGCTCGATCCGCAAGGCTTCGTGGTGAGCTGGAATGCGGGCGCCGCGCGAATCAAGGGCTATACGCGCGATGAAATCGTCGGCCGGCATTTCTCGCAGTTCTATTTGCAGGAAGAAGCGGCCGCGGGCAAGCCGGCTCGCGAGCTGGCTATCGCGCGGCAGCTTGGGCATGTGGAAGACGAGGGCTGGCGGGTGCGCAAGGACGGCACGACCTTCTGGGCGAACGTCAACATTACGGCTGTGCATGACGAGTCGAACCGGCTGCGCGGCTTTGCCAAGGTCACGCGCGATCTGACCGAGCGGCGTCAGCGGGAAGAAGCGGAGCGTTCGAGCGAACGTCTGCGCAAATTTCTGGCGACGCTCGCGCACGAGTTGCGCAATCCGCTCGCGCCAGTCCGCAACGCGGTGGGTGTGATGCAGATGGAGACCGGGCTGAGCCCCGTGCTCGCACGCGCACGCGATCTGATCGACCGTCAGGTCACGCACCTCACGCGGCTGGTCGACGACCTGCTCGACGTGGGCCGGATCATGTCGGACAAGGTCGAACTGCGCTATTCGCGTGTCGATCTGGGCGAACTGGTTGCGCGTGCGACCGAGGCCGCGCGGCCGTTCACCGACGCGCGTAATCAGCGTGTCGTCGAGCATCTTCCGCTCGAGCCGATGACCATTCGCGGCGACCTGACGCGGCTTGTTCAGGTGCTGCAAAACCTGCTGCACAACGCGTCGAAATTTTCGCCGGTGGGCAGTGTCATCGACGTGCTGGCACGCATCGACTACAACATGGCCGTGATCGAAGTACGCGACGCGGGCTGCGGGATTCCCGCCCGTTCGCTCGACCGCATCTTCGAACTGTTTGCGCAGGAAAAGGCCGCGCAGAGTTCGGGCGAGGGCGGTCTTGGGATTGGCCTGACGCTGTGCAAGTCGCTGGTGGAAATGCACGGCGGCAGCATTTTTGCGAGCAGCGACGGGCCGGGTTGTGGCAGCGCGTTCACGTTGAGTTTGCCGCTCGCGGCTGCATCGTCCGAGTCTCCCGCCGATGAAACCGGCACGGAGTCTCAGCAGGTCACGCCATTGCGGATTCTGCTGATCGACGACAACCACGATTCCGCCGACAGCCTCGGGATGCTGCTCGAACTCAAGGGCCACGAAGTGCGTGTCGCGTACGAGGGCGAGCAGGCGATCCAGATCGCGCCGCAATTTGCGCCTCATCTTTGCGTGATCGACATCGCGATGCCGAAGATGGACGGTTACGCGACCATCGCCGCGCTGCTCAAGATGCCCGAGCTGGCCGACACGATGTATGCGGCGATGACCGGCTTCGGTCACGCGAGCGACCGCGAACGTACTCGCGATGCAGGTTTCCATGCGCATCTGGTGAAGCCGGTGGAGTTGTCGTTGTTCGATGAGTTGCTCGCGCGGGTCGAGGCGCGTCGGCGGCCGTAG
- a CDS encoding glycosyltransferase, with protein MIGVIVPAHNEEALLAPCLAALLEASRHEDLAGETVRIVVVLDACNDFSGAIARAYGVETLALKARNVGIARAAGADYLLADGARWLAFTDADSRVSATWLVAQLSLDADAVCGSIAVDDWSAHPHSVREYFRKTYVDADGHRHIHGANLGVSAEAYRRAGGFPPLTCSEDVALVDRLIAIGAHIAWSAAPRVITSARAAARASGGFGDTLVGWAAG; from the coding sequence ATGATCGGCGTGATCGTCCCGGCACATAACGAAGAGGCGTTGCTCGCGCCTTGTCTCGCAGCGCTGCTCGAAGCGTCGCGTCACGAAGACCTCGCGGGCGAGACGGTGCGCATCGTCGTCGTGCTCGACGCGTGCAACGATTTCTCCGGCGCGATTGCGCGGGCTTACGGCGTCGAAACGCTGGCGTTGAAGGCGCGCAATGTCGGCATTGCACGGGCTGCCGGCGCGGATTATCTGCTCGCCGACGGCGCGCGCTGGCTCGCGTTCACCGATGCGGACAGCCGGGTGTCGGCGACGTGGCTGGTCGCGCAGTTGTCGCTCGATGCGGACGCGGTGTGCGGCTCGATTGCCGTCGACGACTGGAGCGCGCATCCGCACAGCGTGCGCGAATATTTCCGCAAGACCTATGTCGATGCGGACGGCCACCGGCATATTCACGGCGCGAATCTGGGCGTATCGGCGGAGGCTTACCGGCGCGCAGGCGGCTTTCCACCGCTGACATGCAGCGAGGATGTCGCGTTGGTCGACCGGCTGATCGCGATCGGCGCGCACATCGCGTGGAGCGCCGCGCCGCGCGTGATTACGAGTGCGCGCGCGGCGGCCCGTGCAAGCGGCGGTTTCGGCGATACGCTCGTTGGGTGGGCGGCTGGATAA
- a CDS encoding MFS transporter: MTVVQKALIAPLIVACAMFMESVDANVIVTALPAMARDFGRDPVTLKIAVTSYVLGLGVFIPVCGWLADRFGARTVFRTAIGIFVTGSLLCAASNSLATFTLARFVQGVGGAMMVPVGRIIIFRVVDKADFIRAMNYLSVPAMLGPAAGPLLGGFITTYLHWRLIFFINVPIGILGIYLTNRFIANTREPDPGPLDWIGFLLSATGAVLLLLGLSLVGGELISNADAFGMCGFGAALLAIYVVYAQRAKLPLLDLRFFKVPTFQASVLGGSLFRIGLGALPFLLPLMLQEGHGMSAFQSGLITCASAFGGMFMRTVASTVLRRFGFRSVLVVNAALSGISIAACGLFFPGTPTWIIWVVVLLGGFFPALQFTSLNSLTYAEIASRDVGRATSLGSVVQQMSLGLGVTVGGIVLQMSRALHGHPSIMWSDFWPAFLVVGLCSFASIPVTLRMPRGAGAEISRGGRG, from the coding sequence ATGACCGTGGTCCAGAAAGCACTGATTGCGCCCCTCATCGTCGCGTGCGCGATGTTCATGGAAAGCGTCGACGCGAACGTGATCGTCACAGCATTACCGGCCATGGCGCGCGATTTCGGGCGCGATCCGGTCACACTGAAAATCGCGGTCACGAGTTACGTGCTCGGACTGGGCGTGTTTATCCCGGTGTGCGGATGGCTGGCAGACCGTTTTGGCGCACGCACCGTCTTCCGCACGGCAATCGGCATCTTCGTGACGGGCTCGCTGCTGTGCGCGGCGTCGAATTCGCTTGCCACCTTCACGCTGGCGCGCTTCGTCCAGGGTGTCGGCGGGGCGATGATGGTGCCGGTCGGACGCATCATCATTTTCCGGGTGGTCGACAAGGCCGACTTCATCCGCGCGATGAACTATCTGAGCGTTCCCGCGATGCTCGGCCCCGCCGCCGGCCCGCTGCTAGGCGGCTTCATCACCACCTATCTGCACTGGCGCCTGATCTTTTTCATCAACGTGCCGATCGGCATTCTCGGTATCTATCTGACCAACCGGTTCATCGCGAACACGCGTGAGCCCGACCCCGGCCCGCTCGACTGGATCGGCTTCCTGCTGTCGGCGACGGGCGCGGTGCTGCTTCTGCTGGGGTTGTCGCTGGTCGGCGGCGAACTGATTTCGAACGCGGACGCCTTCGGCATGTGCGGCTTTGGCGCGGCATTGCTGGCGATCTACGTCGTCTACGCGCAACGCGCGAAGCTGCCTCTGCTAGATTTGCGCTTTTTCAAGGTGCCGACGTTCCAGGCGAGCGTGCTCGGCGGCTCGCTGTTCCGTATCGGGTTAGGCGCGCTGCCGTTCCTGTTGCCGCTGATGCTGCAGGAAGGCCATGGGATGAGCGCGTTCCAGTCCGGGCTGATCACCTGCGCGTCGGCGTTCGGCGGCATGTTCATGCGGACCGTCGCGTCCACGGTGCTGCGGCGCTTCGGCTTCCGCTCGGTGCTGGTCGTCAACGCCGCGTTATCGGGTATTTCAATTGCGGCGTGCGGGCTGTTTTTCCCCGGCACGCCTACGTGGATCATCTGGGTGGTCGTGCTGCTCGGCGGCTTCTTCCCTGCGCTGCAATTCACGAGTCTGAATTCGCTGACGTATGCCGAAATCGCCAGCCGCGACGTAGGGCGCGCGACCAGTCTCGGCAGCGTCGTCCAGCAGATGTCGCTCGGCCTCGGCGTAACGGTTGGCGGGATCGTGTTGCAGATGTCGCGGGCGCTGCACGGGCATCCGAGCATCATGTGGTCGGATTTCTGGCCGGCGTTTCTGGTGGTCGGACTGTGCTCGTTCGCGTCGATTCCGGTCACGCTGCGCATGCCGCGCGGCGCGGGCGCGGAAATATCACGCGGCGGACGCGGTTAA
- a CDS encoding class I SAM-dependent methyltransferase has product MNSTAQYFDDLYRESDDPWKLREGWYERRKRTLTLALLPRPRYRNAFEPGCANGELTAELAGRCDALLAADLHERAVTLARERVAGMPQVLVEQRTVPLEWPTEAGPFDLIVISEFAYYLHGDELETLAARIAASLTTDGTLLACHWRRPFAEALQSADSAHALFDARCGLSRLAHHDEADLLIDVWSRDARSVAQREGLL; this is encoded by the coding sequence ATGAATTCGACGGCCCAATATTTCGACGACCTCTACAGGGAAAGCGACGATCCTTGGAAGCTTCGCGAGGGCTGGTATGAGCGCCGAAAACGTACGCTGACGCTCGCGTTGCTGCCGCGTCCGCGTTATCGCAATGCGTTCGAGCCCGGCTGCGCGAACGGCGAACTGACCGCCGAACTGGCGGGCCGCTGCGACGCGCTGCTCGCCGCCGATCTGCACGAACGCGCGGTGACATTGGCGCGCGAACGCGTCGCCGGGATGCCGCAAGTGCTCGTCGAACAACGCACGGTGCCGCTCGAATGGCCGACCGAAGCCGGGCCGTTCGATCTGATCGTGATCAGCGAATTCGCGTATTACCTGCACGGCGACGAACTGGAAACGCTCGCTGCGCGAATCGCCGCGTCGCTGACCACCGACGGCACGCTGCTCGCCTGTCACTGGCGCAGGCCGTTTGCTGAAGCGCTGCAATCCGCCGATTCCGCGCATGCATTGTTCGATGCGCGATGCGGACTGTCGCGACTCGCGCATCACGACGAAGCCGATCTGCTGATCGACGTATGGTCGCGCGACGCACGGTCGGTTGCGCAACGCGAGGGGCTTCTATGA
- a CDS encoding acyl-CoA/acyl-ACP dehydrogenase, which yields MLDTQGRAAAVNARPFADSRGRPGDSPSGKTGSGDSCFSASSNPAVGARARQDVKPVDAPENALEEVLRDTRFDSIHAVSPDDGLRLLIERGYDHAPLMPLPAQGQTLARWRVLAAVAACDLSLIKLFEGHTDALAILAELRGPISPPASRWGVWAAEPPDARVQAIQAGIRSNADAGVQVVLAGTKAWCSGAEAVSHALVTAWFDNEPVLAAVAMDHPSITIDTSKWQAVGMQATASADVTFDRTPATLVGAAHAYVRRPGFWHGGAGIAACWYGAAAQIGRTLRDACAQRADPHRLAHLGAVDVALVSAAAVLRETAAYIDANPLADAQREAMRARLVVEEAATVVMTHATRTLGAGPLCRDAHFARALADLPVFLRQSHAERDLASLGELVSATPGVTPWTL from the coding sequence ATGCTCGATACGCAAGGCCGTGCGGCCGCCGTCAATGCGCGGCCTTTTGCCGATTCTCGCGGAAGACCGGGCGACAGCCCGTCCGGTAAAACCGGAAGCGGCGATTCGTGTTTTTCAGCTTCATCGAATCCGGCAGTTGGGGCGAGGGCGCGGCAGGACGTAAAGCCTGTTGATGCGCCGGAGAATGCGCTTGAAGAGGTTCTGCGCGACACGCGCTTCGACTCCATTCATGCCGTTTCGCCAGATGACGGTTTGCGCCTGCTCATCGAGCGCGGTTATGACCATGCGCCGTTAATGCCGCTCCCCGCTCAAGGTCAGACGCTGGCCCGCTGGCGTGTACTGGCGGCCGTCGCCGCGTGCGATCTCAGTCTCATCAAACTGTTCGAAGGCCATACCGACGCGCTTGCGATTCTCGCGGAGTTGCGTGGCCCAATCTCCCCTCCAGCGAGCCGCTGGGGTGTGTGGGCCGCCGAGCCGCCAGATGCGCGCGTCCAGGCAATCCAGGCAGGAATCCGAAGCAATGCCGACGCTGGCGTTCAAGTCGTTCTAGCGGGAACAAAGGCGTGGTGCTCGGGCGCGGAAGCTGTCAGCCATGCGCTTGTGACTGCGTGGTTCGATAACGAGCCCGTGCTTGCCGCTGTCGCCATGGATCACCCGTCGATCACGATCGATACGTCGAAGTGGCAGGCGGTCGGCATGCAGGCCACCGCCAGCGCCGATGTGACGTTCGACAGAACGCCCGCGACGCTGGTCGGCGCGGCCCATGCGTATGTGCGTCGGCCGGGGTTCTGGCATGGCGGTGCGGGTATTGCCGCGTGCTGGTATGGCGCGGCGGCGCAGATCGGCCGCACGTTGCGCGATGCCTGCGCCCAGCGCGCCGATCCGCATCGGTTGGCTCACCTCGGCGCAGTCGATGTCGCGCTGGTATCCGCCGCCGCTGTGCTTCGCGAAACGGCGGCCTATATCGACGCCAATCCGCTCGCCGACGCGCAACGCGAAGCGATGCGCGCTCGACTTGTCGTCGAGGAAGCGGCGACGGTCGTGATGACACACGCCACGCGCACGCTCGGCGCCGGTCCGCTCTGCCGCGACGCGCACTTTGCCCGCGCGCTCGCGGACCTGCCCGTGTTCCTGCGGCAAAGCCATGCGGAACGCGATCTGGCGTCGCTCGGCGAACTCGTTTCCGCCACGCCGGGAGTCACGCCATGGACGCTCTGA